In a single window of the Sphingosinicella microcystinivorans genome:
- a CDS encoding acyl-CoA dehydrogenase family protein: MFEMSPKVLDYKARLENFMAEHIYPNEWAFYSEAERLGPWAVLPIVEKLKPIAREAGLWNLFLPDAELGAGLHNLDYAPLCEIMGRSLLAPEVFNCSAPDTGNMETIWRYGTPEQREAWLTPLLAGEIRSAFAMTEPEVASSDATNIGSSIIRDGDDYVLNGRKWYTTGATDPRCKIIIFMGKSDPDGADRHRQQSMILVPKDTPGIRVLRPLPVFGFYGVPDRAAEVVFENVRVPASNMLLGEGRGFEIAQGRLGPGRIHHCMRLIGLCERILERMCRRADRRVAFGSELSRQTVTLERIANARIMIEQVRLLTLKAAWMMDTVGNKVAKSEIAMIKVAGPTAACQIVDWAIQMFGGGGTNSDHLLTAAYATARMLRLADGPDEVHRNQIGRLEIRRQLQTDPARTGGTADVLGLADVEDRFAYLRPGDAHYLWAEQ; this comes from the coding sequence ATGTTCGAAATGTCGCCGAAGGTTCTCGACTACAAGGCTCGCCTCGAGAATTTCATGGCTGAGCACATCTATCCGAACGAATGGGCCTTCTATTCGGAAGCGGAACGGCTGGGACCGTGGGCGGTACTGCCCATCGTTGAAAAGCTGAAGCCGATCGCGCGGGAAGCCGGTCTCTGGAACCTGTTCCTGCCCGATGCGGAGCTTGGCGCAGGCCTGCACAATCTCGATTATGCACCGCTCTGCGAGATCATGGGGCGTTCGCTGCTGGCGCCCGAAGTGTTCAACTGTTCGGCGCCCGACACCGGCAACATGGAAACGATCTGGCGCTACGGCACGCCGGAGCAGCGTGAGGCGTGGCTGACGCCGCTTCTTGCCGGCGAGATTCGGTCCGCCTTTGCCATGACCGAGCCCGAAGTCGCCTCGTCCGACGCGACCAATATCGGCAGTTCGATCATCCGCGACGGCGACGACTATGTCCTGAACGGGCGCAAGTGGTACACGACCGGCGCCACCGATCCACGCTGCAAGATCATCATCTTCATGGGCAAGTCCGATCCGGACGGTGCGGATCGCCATCGTCAGCAGTCGATGATCCTCGTGCCGAAAGACACGCCCGGCATCCGCGTGCTTCGTCCCTTGCCGGTGTTCGGCTTCTACGGCGTGCCCGACAGGGCGGCCGAGGTGGTTTTCGAGAACGTGCGCGTTCCGGCCAGCAACATGCTGCTCGGTGAAGGGCGGGGCTTCGAGATCGCGCAGGGCCGTCTCGGGCCGGGCCGCATCCATCACTGCATGCGCCTCATCGGCCTGTGCGAGCGCATTCTCGAACGCATGTGCCGCCGCGCCGACCGGCGCGTGGCCTTCGGCAGTGAGCTTTCCCGGCAGACGGTGACGCTCGAACGCATCGCGAACGCGCGCATCATGATCGAGCAAGTACGCCTGCTGACGTTGAAAGCCGCGTGGATGATGGACACGGTCGGCAACAAGGTCGCTAAGTCCGAGATCGCCATGATCAAGGTGGCCGGGCCCACTGCGGCCTGCCAGATCGTCGATTGGGCGATCCAGATGTTCGGCGGTGGCGGCACCAACTCCGATCACCTGCTCACCGCCGCCTACGCGACTGCGCGTATGCTGCGTCTCGCGGATGGACCGGACGAGGTGCATCGCAACCAGATCGGCCGCCTCGAGATTCGCCGCCAGCTCCAGACCGATCCGGCGCGCACGGGCGGTACGGCGGATGTGCTCGGCCTTGCCGATGTCGAAGACCGCTTCGCATATCTGCGGCCCGGCGATGCCCACTATCTGTGGGCGGAGCAGTGA
- a CDS encoding NADH:flavin oxidoreductase, with protein MTSVSDVLFRPFRHGMLDLSSRVVMAPMTRSLSPGGVPGPDVAHYYRRRAENGVGLIISEGTFVDHAGASIDDNVPRFHGEKALEGWARVIREVHAAGGHMVPQLWHAGLIVPAPVEGIFEGEGGLRDDQVGPSGMVGGPGVLPWKGTEPMSLADIDAVVEAFASAAVSAFRLGFDGVELHAAHGYLIDQFFWQDTNRRTDRYGGGIAERSSFAADIVRAIKDATPPDFPVILRISQWKQHDFDTKMLASPQELEAFLSPLVDAGVDIFHCSQRRYWQPEFEGSDLNLAGWVRRLSSLPTISVGSVGLKDDLLATLFAGKGTEGTGIDRLLAMMERGDFDLIAVGRALLADPEWLAKVRVGDTASIRPYTVESLKTL; from the coding sequence GTGACGAGTGTCAGCGACGTCCTGTTTCGGCCGTTCCGGCACGGGATGCTCGATCTTTCCAGCCGCGTCGTGATGGCGCCGATGACCCGCTCACTGTCGCCCGGCGGCGTTCCCGGCCCAGATGTGGCGCACTATTATCGCCGCCGCGCCGAGAACGGCGTCGGGCTCATCATCAGCGAAGGCACGTTCGTCGATCATGCCGGCGCTTCCATCGACGATAATGTGCCGCGCTTCCACGGCGAGAAGGCGCTCGAAGGCTGGGCTCGCGTCATTCGCGAAGTCCACGCGGCGGGTGGCCACATGGTGCCGCAGCTCTGGCACGCGGGCCTCATCGTGCCCGCTCCGGTCGAAGGCATTTTTGAAGGCGAGGGCGGCCTTCGCGACGATCAGGTCGGCCCCTCGGGCATGGTCGGCGGACCTGGCGTCCTGCCGTGGAAGGGTACCGAGCCGATGTCGCTTGCCGACATCGACGCTGTCGTCGAAGCCTTCGCCTCGGCAGCCGTCTCTGCGTTCCGGCTGGGCTTCGACGGCGTCGAACTGCACGCTGCACACGGTTATCTGATCGACCAGTTCTTCTGGCAGGACACCAATCGCCGTACCGATCGGTACGGCGGCGGGATCGCCGAGCGTTCGTCCTTCGCCGCCGACATCGTGCGCGCGATCAAGGATGCGACACCACCCGATTTTCCGGTGATCCTGCGGATATCGCAGTGGAAGCAGCACGATTTCGACACGAAGATGCTCGCGTCTCCGCAGGAACTCGAAGCCTTTCTGTCGCCGCTCGTCGATGCTGGCGTGGACATTTTCCACTGCTCGCAGCGGCGCTACTGGCAGCCCGAATTCGAGGGTTCGGATCTGAATCTCGCCGGGTGGGTCCGACGTCTGTCGTCGCTGCCGACGATCTCGGTCGGGTCCGTCGGCCTCAAGGACGATCTCCTCGCCACGCTCTTCGCGGGAAAGGGCACCGAAGGCACCGGCATCGACCGCCTGCTCGCGATGATGGAGCGCGGCGATTTCGATCTTATCGCCGTCGGCCGCGCGCTGCTCGCGGACCCCGAATGGCTTGCCAAGGTCAGGGTCGGCGATACCGCGTCGATCCGGCCCTACACCGTGGAATCCCTGAAGACATTGTAG
- a CDS encoding acetyl-CoA C-acetyltransferase → MEAYIVAAVRTAGGRRGGALAGWHPADMGGEILNALVDRSGIDPAAIEDVIAGCVTQAGEQSFALARNLVMASKLPDSVPATTVDRQCGSSQQAIHFAAQAVMSGTQDIVAAVGVESMTRVPMGSNFRLHAEAGLGVGPWSPKIKARYGVEEFNQFTGAEMIAVKYGFSRDDLDAFALESHRRGAAATEAGAFDSEILPLPVETPMGPAIHARDEGIRYDASAESIGSVKGLCEGGRLSAATSSQICDGAAGILIANERGLKAHGLTPLARVHNLTVTAGDPVIMLEEPIPATRRALARSGLGIDEIDLYEVNEAFASIPLAWLQATSADPARLNIRGGAIALGHPLGASGAKLMTTLVYALRAARGRYGLQTMCEGGGTANVTIVEAF, encoded by the coding sequence TTGGAAGCCTATATCGTGGCCGCGGTCCGCACCGCTGGAGGACGGCGCGGCGGCGCGCTCGCAGGCTGGCATCCGGCCGACATGGGCGGCGAGATTCTGAACGCGCTCGTCGACCGCAGCGGCATCGATCCCGCCGCCATCGAGGACGTGATCGCGGGCTGTGTCACGCAGGCCGGTGAGCAAAGTTTCGCGCTCGCCCGCAACCTGGTGATGGCCTCGAAGCTGCCCGACAGCGTACCCGCGACCACGGTGGACAGGCAGTGCGGCTCGTCGCAGCAGGCGATCCACTTCGCTGCGCAGGCGGTGATGTCGGGTACGCAGGACATTGTCGCCGCCGTTGGCGTCGAGAGCATGACGCGCGTGCCGATGGGCTCCAACTTTCGGCTACACGCCGAGGCTGGGCTCGGCGTTGGTCCGTGGAGCCCGAAGATCAAGGCCCGCTACGGCGTGGAAGAATTCAACCAGTTCACCGGCGCGGAGATGATCGCGGTGAAATACGGTTTCAGCCGCGACGACCTTGATGCGTTTGCGCTCGAGAGCCATAGACGAGGCGCGGCCGCCACCGAAGCTGGGGCATTCGACAGCGAAATTCTCCCCCTCCCGGTCGAAACACCGATGGGTCCGGCTATCCATGCTCGTGATGAGGGGATTCGGTATGATGCGTCGGCGGAATCGATCGGGTCAGTGAAGGGACTGTGTGAGGGTGGAAGGCTGAGTGCCGCGACGTCGAGCCAGATTTGCGACGGCGCGGCCGGCATACTGATTGCAAACGAGAGAGGGCTGAAAGCGCATGGCCTTACGCCTCTCGCGCGGGTCCACAATCTCACAGTTACGGCAGGCGATCCCGTGATCATGTTGGAAGAACCGATTCCCGCCACGCGACGGGCGCTCGCACGTTCAGGGCTCGGTATCGATGAGATCGATCTCTATGAAGTGAATGAAGCGTTTGCGTCCATCCCACTTGCCTGGTTGCAAGCCACGAGTGCTGACCCGGCGCGGCTGAACATTCGAGGCGGTGCGATCGCGCTGGGCCACCCGCTCGGAGCGAGCGGCGCAAAACTTATGACGACACTGGTTTATGCACTCCGGGCGGCGAGAGGTCGTTACGGTCTTCAAACCATGTGCGAAGGGGGAGGGACCGCAAATGTCACGATTGTGGAGGCATTTTAG
- a CDS encoding MFS transporter, translating to MSSGIAFALRGRALRDEIREANAAQPGRGLTQAATEKRMGGREMVEDPRVRLAQSPMTMRQIMAVALCVVLNALDGFDVLAISFASPGIASEWGIDRAALGLVLSMELIGMAVGSIILGNAADRLGRRPMILACLVIMSIGMWLATLAGDVQSLSAYRLFTGFGIGGMLACTNAMVAEYSNDRARNLAVAIMAAGYPMGVVIGGTVASGLLESGGWRDVFHFGAVVTAAFFPIAWFLLPESVGYLMQARPKNALQKINRALRGVGHKAIHAIPERESAPITASPLQLFSPTLRRATLLLTASYFAHIMTFYFILKWIPKIVVDMGYAPAAAGGVLVWANAGGLLGALLLSMLSWRIGIRALAIVAMLGSCIAVAWFGQGQSNLDQLGFVAATAGFCANAGVVGLYAIIAATFPTEVRASGTGLIIGIGRGGAALGPIAAGLLFSFDIGLPIVAGIMAAGSLCAAIALLFLSGRAKFHSRAEETA from the coding sequence ATGTCGTCCGGGATAGCCTTCGCGCTTCGGGGACGTGCGTTGCGGGATGAAATACGGGAGGCCAATGCGGCACAGCCGGGACGCGGCCTGACGCAAGCAGCAACTGAGAAGAGAATGGGCGGGCGGGAAATGGTGGAAGATCCCAGGGTTCGGCTGGCGCAGTCGCCGATGACGATGCGGCAGATCATGGCAGTTGCCCTGTGCGTTGTGCTCAACGCCCTGGACGGCTTCGACGTTCTGGCGATCAGCTTCGCCTCGCCGGGCATCGCAAGCGAATGGGGCATCGACCGAGCCGCGCTCGGCCTTGTTCTGTCGATGGAACTGATCGGCATGGCGGTCGGCTCGATCATTCTCGGCAATGCCGCCGACCGGTTGGGGCGCCGCCCGATGATCCTCGCCTGCCTCGTCATCATGTCGATCGGCATGTGGCTCGCCACGCTGGCGGGCGATGTGCAGTCCTTGTCGGCCTACCGCCTGTTTACGGGTTTCGGTATCGGCGGAATGCTGGCCTGTACCAATGCCATGGTGGCGGAATATTCGAATGACCGTGCGCGCAACCTCGCCGTCGCCATCATGGCCGCCGGTTATCCGATGGGCGTTGTGATCGGTGGCACGGTCGCGTCCGGCCTGCTCGAAAGCGGAGGATGGCGCGACGTTTTCCATTTCGGGGCGGTAGTTACCGCGGCCTTCTTCCCGATCGCATGGTTTCTGCTCCCCGAATCGGTCGGATATCTGATGCAGGCACGACCGAAAAACGCGCTGCAAAAGATCAATCGCGCCCTACGCGGCGTCGGCCATAAGGCGATCCATGCGATCCCCGAGCGCGAGAGCGCGCCGATCACGGCATCCCCGCTCCAACTGTTTTCACCTACGCTGCGCCGTGCCACGCTGCTCCTGACTGCCAGCTATTTCGCGCATATCATGACGTTCTATTTCATCCTGAAATGGATCCCCAAGATTGTCGTCGATATGGGTTACGCGCCTGCGGCGGCAGGCGGCGTACTGGTCTGGGCCAACGCCGGCGGGCTTTTGGGGGCTTTGCTGCTGAGCATGCTGAGCTGGCGCATCGGCATTCGCGCATTGGCGATCGTCGCGATGCTGGGCTCGTGCATTGCGGTGGCATGGTTCGGCCAGGGTCAATCCAATCTCGACCAATTGGGTTTCGTCGCTGCTACGGCCGGGTTCTGCGCCAATGCCGGCGTCGTTGGCCTCTACGCGATTATCGCTGCCACTTTCCCGACCGAGGTTCGGGCAAGTGGTACAGGTCTGATCATCGGCATCGGGCGCGGCGGCGCGGCGCTGGGCCCTATTGCGGCCGGTCTGCTCTTTTCTTTCGACATCGGCCTTCCGATCGTCGCCGGCATCATGGCCGCCGGTTCACTGTGTGCGGCTATCGCGCTCCTGTTCCTGTCCGGCCGCGCAAAATTCCATAGTCGAGCCGAAGAGACAGCGTGA
- the gabT gene encoding 4-aminobutyrate--2-oxoglutarate transaminase produces MDNLSLQQARAEVVPRGVASATAIYAARAENAEIWDVEGRRYIDFAGGIAVLNVGHRHPKIIDAVSRQLGQFTHTAFQVAPYPSYIELAQRLNRLAPIEGPAKTVFFTTGAEATENAVKIARSATRRGGVVAFSGGFHGRTLLASAMTGKVLPYKKAAGPFPPEVFHLPFPSPTTGVSVQDMLKALDFLFASDVEPDRIAAFIVEPIQGEGGFHVPFPEFFDVLDRLRERHGILLIADEVQTGFARTGKMFAMEHHAIKPDLIAVAKSLAGGFPLSGVIGRAEVMDAVEPGGLGGTYGGSPVACAAALAVLDVIDEEGLAERAEQIGGIIADRIGRLSAEDGSLIAGLRGKGAMIAFDIVDRDGLPDAARAKQICGQAMEAGLLLLSCGQAGQAIRILVPLTASDELIAEGLDILEAVLTANRGAAAIS; encoded by the coding sequence ATGGACAATCTCTCTCTTCAGCAGGCCCGCGCCGAGGTCGTTCCGCGCGGTGTCGCTTCGGCGACCGCAATCTATGCAGCACGGGCTGAGAACGCTGAAATATGGGATGTAGAAGGGCGGCGGTATATCGATTTTGCCGGAGGTATCGCGGTCCTGAATGTCGGGCATCGCCACCCCAAGATCATCGATGCGGTAAGCCGGCAACTCGGGCAGTTCACGCATACTGCTTTCCAGGTTGCGCCCTACCCATCCTATATCGAACTGGCACAGCGATTGAACCGGCTTGCGCCAATCGAAGGGCCCGCCAAGACGGTATTTTTTACCACCGGCGCCGAAGCGACTGAAAATGCAGTGAAAATTGCACGCTCGGCGACTCGGCGAGGCGGCGTGGTCGCATTTTCGGGCGGCTTTCACGGGCGCACGTTGCTGGCATCTGCGATGACCGGGAAAGTTTTACCATACAAAAAGGCTGCCGGACCGTTCCCTCCCGAAGTCTTTCACCTGCCTTTTCCGTCACCGACTACGGGCGTGTCGGTTCAGGACATGCTGAAGGCGCTCGATTTCCTTTTTGCTTCGGATGTCGAGCCGGACCGGATCGCGGCCTTCATTGTCGAGCCCATTCAGGGCGAGGGCGGGTTCCATGTCCCGTTTCCGGAATTCTTCGATGTGCTTGACCGGTTGAGAGAACGACACGGTATCCTGTTGATCGCCGACGAAGTGCAGACGGGCTTTGCGCGCACGGGTAAAATGTTCGCCATGGAGCACCACGCCATCAAGCCCGATCTGATCGCCGTCGCCAAGTCGCTTGCTGGCGGCTTTCCGCTGTCCGGCGTTATCGGGCGGGCCGAGGTCATGGATGCGGTCGAACCTGGCGGTCTTGGCGGGACATATGGCGGGTCGCCGGTCGCCTGCGCGGCCGCGCTCGCCGTGCTCGACGTCATTGATGAAGAGGGCTTGGCCGAACGCGCCGAGCAGATCGGAGGCATCATTGCCGATCGTATCGGGAGGCTGTCGGCAGAAGACGGTTCGCTGATCGCAGGCTTGCGCGGCAAGGGAGCGATGATCGCATTCGACATTGTCGACAGGGATGGCTTGCCCGATGCTGCGCGCGCAAAGCAGATATGCGGCCAGGCGATGGAGGCAGGTCTGCTCCTGCTGAGCTGCGGTCAGGCGGGGCAAGCCATCCGCATCCTCGTCCCTCTCACTGCGTCGGACGAATTGATTGCGGAGGGGCTCGATATTCTCGAGGCCGTCCTGACGGCCAATCGCGGCGCCGCGGCGATTTCGTAG
- a CDS encoding cupin domain-containing protein codes for MTIVCFGSLDPAGVDAGPASDRIVSGDPRATLWVYHESEDGRFSAGVWQCTPGRWRIACEEQEYCHILSGSGAVISSDGRRFSITAGDQFVVPSGFVGEWEVVETMKKNWVVMLP; via the coding sequence ATGACGATCGTTTGTTTTGGTTCGCTCGATCCAGCCGGTGTCGATGCGGGCCCCGCATCCGACAGAATCGTCAGCGGTGACCCGCGAGCGACCTTGTGGGTGTATCATGAGTCAGAGGATGGCCGGTTTTCAGCAGGGGTTTGGCAATGCACGCCAGGGCGCTGGCGGATTGCCTGTGAAGAGCAGGAATATTGCCACATCCTGTCGGGATCGGGCGCAGTGATATCTTCGGATGGACGGCGTTTCTCTATTACCGCCGGCGATCAGTTCGTCGTCCCTTCGGGTTTCGTCGGCGAATGGGAAGTTGTCGAGACGATGAAAAAAAATTGGGTGGTCATGTTGCCATGA
- a CDS encoding PHB depolymerase family esterase: MRILAFLGVLLFAAFPAAAQTKEFSWHDKWITPFLASQMDPRFSYMLYVPKDYDENGTKTYPLVVLVHGTERWPHHYIQHNRAFAEENGVILMAPLFPLNTHGNQDLETYKLIDYKGTRYDLVLLSMVDEVASKYRLRDNKFYMHGFSGGGHFTHRFFYLHPHRLHAISIGAPGMITLIDNTSDWWVGTKNLYARFNAKLNLNAMRNVKVHMVAGAKDLDEWNEPIERDSAYWMGENVKGADYGSTGKNRVERLATLKKNFEANGIKVQMELVPNAEHDETQLFPTVQKFLKSALSQE; encoded by the coding sequence CCTCGGCGTTCTGCTGTTCGCCGCCTTCCCGGCGGCGGCCCAGACCAAGGAGTTCAGTTGGCACGACAAATGGATCACACCGTTTCTCGCCAGCCAGATGGATCCCCGCTTCTCCTATATGCTCTATGTCCCGAAGGACTATGACGAGAACGGTACGAAAACCTATCCGCTGGTCGTACTCGTTCATGGCACCGAGCGTTGGCCGCATCATTACATCCAACACAACCGAGCGTTCGCTGAAGAGAATGGCGTCATCCTGATGGCGCCGCTGTTCCCGCTCAACACGCACGGAAACCAGGATCTCGAGACCTACAAACTCATCGACTATAAAGGCACGCGCTACGACCTGGTCCTGCTCAGCATGGTCGACGAGGTCGCGTCCAAATATCGCCTACGAGACAATAAATTCTATATGCACGGCTTCTCGGGCGGCGGCCATTTCACCCATCGCTTCTTCTATCTCCATCCGCACCGGCTGCACGCCATCTCCATCGGCGCACCCGGCATGATCACGCTGATCGACAACACATCCGACTGGTGGGTTGGAACGAAGAATCTCTATGCCCGCTTCAATGCGAAGCTGAACCTTAACGCCATGCGGAACGTTAAAGTGCATATGGTGGCGGGCGCGAAGGATCTGGATGAATGGAATGAACCCATCGAGCGAGATTCCGCCTACTGGATGGGTGAAAACGTCAAGGGCGCCGACTATGGTTCAACCGGAAAGAACCGTGTCGAGCGCCTGGCAACGCTGAAGAAGAATTTCGAGGCCAACGGCATCAAGGTCCAGATGGAACTGGTGCCCAACGCCGAACATGATGAAACCCAGCTGTTTCCGACAGTACAGAAATTCCTGAAATCAGCGCTCTCGCAGGAATAA